In Maniola hyperantus chromosome 20, iAphHyp1.2, whole genome shotgun sequence, the following are encoded in one genomic region:
- the Rchy1 gene encoding RING finger and CHY zinc finger domain-containing protein 1: protein MSESETTNGENPAPVGEPEQIIEKRIGCAHYKRRAKFVTPCCNKLYMCRYCHDEKEEHYFNRKSVTELICTECDTRQKVQAECSNCGVRFGKYTCLICNLFDDEDKKQYHCEGCGICRVGGRDRFFHCERCNMCLPVQLQRVGHRCVENVSRANCPVCLEDIHTSRIPCHIPDCGHLLHRPCFEQMLKSGHYACPTCQTSMIDMTNLWNYLDSEVAATPMPPEYADYKTTILCKDCHKLSTVKFHVVGLKCQHCGGYNTCQTNGFHKDTGSSEQCESSSPSSSTSSSSRSGSSSATFEPREERHTEEVSDDLPRANPMDEPPQA, encoded by the exons ATGTCAGAATCCGAAACTACGAATGGTGAAAACCCAGCGCCAGTGGGTGAACCTGAACAAATCATCGAAAAACGCATCGGCTGTGCACATTATAAGAGGCGTGCTAAGTTTGTG ACCCCATGCTGCAACAAGCTGTATATGTGCCGCTACTGTCACGATGAGAAGGAAGAACACTACTTCAACAGGAAGTCGGTGACGGAGCTCATCTGCACAGAGTGTGACACCAGGCAGAAAGTGCAGGCCGAGTGTTCTAACTGCGGAGTTCGGTTTGGCAAG TACACATGCCTGATCTGCAACCTGTTTGATGATGAAGACAAGAAACAGTACCACTGTGAAGGCTGCGGCATATGCCGTGTCGGAGGCCGCGATAGATTCTTCCACTGCGAGAGATGCAACATGTGTCTACCAGTACAGTTGCAGCGTGTGGGGCATAGG TGCGTGGAGAACGTGTCTCGCGCCAATTGCCCGGTGTGCTTGGAAGACATCCACACGTCGCGCATCCCGTGCCACATCCCCGACTGCGGCCACTTGCTGCACCGGCCCTGCTTCGAGCAGATGCTGAAGTCCGGCCACTACGCCTGCCCCACCTGCCAGACCAGCATGATTGACATGACCAAC CTATGGAACTACTTGGACTCGGAAGTGGCGGCCACTCCCATGCCACCAGAGTATGCTGACTACAAAACTACAATTTTGTGCAAGGATTGTCACAAG CTTTCGACGGTAAAGTTCCATGTGGTCGGGCTGAAGTGTCAGCATTGCGGTGGATATAACACGTGTCAGACTAATGGATTCCACAA AGATACCGGCAGTTCAGAACAATGCGAGTCATCCTCGCCCTCATCATCAACGTCCTCCTCCAGCAGAAGCGGTTCATCATCAGCGACCTTCGAACCGCGCGAGGAACGACACACTGAAGAAGTCAGTGACGACCTGCCACGAGCCAACCCTATGGACGAACCACCACAAGCCTGA
- the LOC117991924 gene encoding L-dopachrome tautomerase yellow-f2-like produces MPAGIARWKDKLFITIPRWKKGVPASLNYIHLNGSQSQPLIPYPSWGSAFVSGAACCITDNSTVVSTFRVHVDQCDRLWVVDNGVADMSGNIRQITAPAILVFDLNTDTLIHRYVIKDEVLRDSSVLTSIAVDIVGKGGNCHDAYAYIPDMGSSALLVYSLARDDVWRVENHFFHFDPHAGVYSVGGVDFYWSDGISSAVLSPSKKSGFRDLYFHPTSSTKQFRMSTKLLRNKDVPQENIFSGVELVGDRGTMSQATACDVDPNNNVLFYTQLSKNGVSCWNLDKPLTEENVPLIISDCTVLEFPNDIKVDQEGNLWILSNRQSRFLYESMDFTQVNFRILTAPVNAVIQGTTCEKLSTVGKALSFIRPKSSKKSSKTSQ; encoded by the exons ATGCCTGCGGGCATTGCTAGGTGGAAAGACAAACTCTTTATTACGATACCTAGATGGAAGAAGG GAGTCCCAGCATCATTGAACTACATCCACCTAAACGGCAGTCAGTCCCAACCTCTGATCCCGTACCCAAGTTGGGGTTCAGCGTTCGTGTCGGGCGCGGCATGTTGCATCACCGACAACAGCACCGTCGTGTCCACCTTCCGTGTTCACGTCGACCAGTGCGACCGACTATGGGTCGTTGACAACGGAGTCGCTGATATGTCGG GAAATATACGGCAAATAACGGCGCCAGCAATATTGGTGTTCGACCTGAACACGGACACGCTGATCCATCGCTACGTGATCAAGGACGAGGTGCTCCGAGACTCCTCAGTACTGACAAGCATT GCGGTTGACATAGTGGGCAAAGGTGGCAATTGCCACGACGCCTATGCCTACATCCCAGACATGGGCTCCAGCGCTCTACTAGTGTACAGCCTGGCGAGGGACGACGTATGGCGTGTGGAGAACCATTTCTTCCACTTCGACCCGCACGCGGGGGTGTATTCAGTGGGAGGGGTGGACTTCTACTGGAGCGATGGTATATCGTCCGCTGTTCTGTCGCCGTCGAAGAAATCTGG TTTCCGCGATCTCTACTTCCATCCGACATCAAGCACCAAGCAGTTCCGTATGTCCACAAAGTTGCTGCGAAACAAAGATGTCCCTCAAGAAAATATATTCAGTGGAGTTGAG CTTGTTGGTGATAGAGGCACGATGTCGCAAGCGACTGCATGTGACGTGGATCCAAACaacaatgttttattttacactCAA CTGAGCAAAAACGGTGTAAGCTGTTGGAATTTAGACAAGCCCCTGACTGAGGAGAATGTACCTCTCATCATCAGCGATTGCACTGTTCTGGAGTTTCCGAATGATATTAAG GTGGACCAAGAAGGTAACCTCTGGATATTAAGCAACAGACAATCGCGATTCCTCTACGAGTCTATGGACTTCACTCAAGTGAATTTCAGAATACTAACGGCACCAGTAAACGCGGTCATTCAAGGCACAACATGCGAAAAACTTTCTACTGTGGGAAAGGCGCTTAGTTTTATACGACCAAAGTCGAGCAAGAAATCTTCAAAAACTTCACAATAA
- the LOC117991932 gene encoding ceramide-1-phosphate transfer protein has protein sequence MSNETTLDLEYVTESFQKSLKEDDDVIIDAYIDGYNELVKFLNLVGTVFSFVSSDVKSKIKIMEKHRAGEDALYYESFKKMMKYEKETSLHDKNGFVSGSRTMLRLHRGLDFIRLFLKRLSESEEGVNTCTTCQGSYNETLAEFHPWYIRKAATLAMHALPSRPDLLHKIFGNDEKLTEALIILPQTLKSCDEVYQRVENLYTDFDFHGLP, from the exons ATGTCTAACGAGACTACTTTAGATCTAGAATACGTTACCGAAAGTTTCCAAAAAAGCCTGAAAGAAGATGACGATGTGATAATAGATGCCTATATAGACGGTTACAATGAGCTTGTAAA GTTCTTGAATCTTGTCGGAACAGTGTTCTCATTCGTGAGTAGCGATGTGAAgagtaaaatcaaaataatggaGAAACATAGGGCGGGGGAAGATGCACTTTATTATGAATCGTTCAAGAAAATGATGAAGTATGAAAAGGAGACCAGTTTGCACGACAAAAATGGATTTGTGTCAGGCTCAAGGACGATGCTGAGGTTGCACCGAGGATTAG ATTTCATCCGTCTGTTCCTCAAGAGACTGAGCGAGTCAGAGGAAGGTGTGAATACTTGCACAACATGCCAAGGTTCTTACAATGAGACCCTCGCGGAGTTCCACCCCTGGTACATCAGGAAAGCTGCCACCCTGGCCATGCATGCCCTACCTTCCAGACCAGACCTATTGCATAAG ATTTTCGGCAACGACGAAAAACTAACAGAAGCGCTCATAATCCTGCCGCAGACGTTAAAATCATGTGACGAAGTCTACCAACGGGTGGAAAATCTTTACACAGACTTCGACTTCCATGGTTTGCCATAG